Sequence from the Methanobacterium alkalithermotolerans genome:
CACATCTTGTAATCTTCTCAATTGTAATTCTTCCATTTCATCCCGGGACATACATTCGGCTCTTTCATTCCAGATCATTTTATCAAATCCCTTAATCAGTGCAATTTTGATAGATATTCATCATGACAATAATCTTTATAATTAAATTTAAATTATAGAAGTTTTTAGGGGCCCTATAACTTAAATCTTACTAATATGTCAATTTGACTGTCAGGGTTTTACTGATTACAGATATTCAAAAGAAAAATAATCAGGTTAAAATGATGAATCAGGACATTTTAAGGCAAGTATAATTTAAAATAAGGATTTTTAAACTCTTTAAAAAAAAATTAAAAAAAAATTAAAGTGGGGATTCTAGCCAGGTTTCAGTTCTTTGGTTAACTTCTTCCCAGTTTACTATGTTCCAGAAAGCTTCCACAAAATCAGGCCTTACATTTTTATAATCCAGGTAGTAGGCATGTTCCCATACATCCAGCACCATCATAATCCGGAAGTTAGGAATCACATTCACGTTATGTTTTTCTATCTGCATTATAAATAAGCGATTAGTTCTCCTGCATAAAGTAAGAACTGCCCATCCAGAACCTTCTACACTAAGAGCAGCCTGTGTGAACTCTTTTTTAAATCTCTCAAAGCTACCAAAATCTTTTTTAATGTATTCTGCTATAGTACCTTCTGGTTCACCACCGCACTTACTGGCGGGCCCCATATTTGTCCAGAAAAGGTTATGAAGAACAAAACCACCTACCTGAAAGGATAATTCCTTGGCAGTTGCTTTTATATCAAAATCTTCATCATTTTCTCTAGCATCATCAAATTTTTGCTTTAAAATAGCATTAGCACCATCAACATAGGCCTGGTGATGCTTGGTATGGTGTATGGTTAACTGTTCTTTAGATATAAAAGGCTCCAGATCCTGATAACCATAGGGTAACTCTGGTAACTGATAAAGTTTTTTTTCCATTTTTTCACCTTTTTTATATTAAAAATATTTCATCTTAACTACCATTTGTAGTAATTTCTATGACATAACCACCAGTCATAACATTTGTATTCTTCTTTGCGCTTTTTAGCGGTTTCCACATCACTTGCAGGAGGTATAATCAGTCCTTTTCCTATTAATTCATTGTTAGGCCAGTTGGCAGGTATGGCTACTCCTTTTTCTTCTATATTGGCAAAACCCTCTATCATACGGAGTATTTCATCCATATTTCTACCCAGTTCTTGAGGATAATATAGAATGGCCCGTACTATGGCCTCCGGATCCACAATAAATACTGCCCGAACGGTATTGGTGGGGCGGGCAGGGTGGATTAAACCTAATGTATCCGCCACTTTTCCTGTATCTGCAATTAATGGAAAAGTTATCTCCACATTAAGGTTTTCTTCTATCCATTCAATCCATTTTAGATGTGAAAATATCTGATCAATACTAAGACCAATTAATTCACAATTTAATTTTTTAAATTCTTCATACCTGTTCTGGAAGGCCACAAATTCAGTAGTACACACCGGTGTAAAATCTGCAGGATGGCTAAAAAGAACAAACCATTTTTTTTTAAATGCCTTAGGAAGCTTCATCATCCCCTGTGTAGTTTGAACTTCCATTTTAGGAAATTTATCCCCAATTAAAGGTATTCCCCTTCCTTTTTTCTTAATTTTTTTTAGCTCATATATTTTTTCTCCCATTAAATCACCCCTCTTTGCATATCTATGGTAATATTATGCACCTAATTTTTATTTATTTTTAGCTTTTTTTATAAATCCATAAATTCTAAAAATAAATTTCATAAAACCTTAATTTTTTAATATCCACCATAATTTTATTATTTAGCTAACCCCGGGATTTAAATTAATTACTGGAGATTTTTTTTTTTTTGAAAATCAGATTATTCTAAAAAAAATAAATAAATGAGTTTAATTATTCTGAAAATTGCGATGAATTGGCGGAGTACTGTCTTTTATGGTGAATGTTATCCCGATCATTCCGCTGGTGGATTGAATACCCTTTGAGCCATTTCACTATCCAGCATCAGTAGACTGGCAGGAGATTCAATGGCCAGCCTTACTTTTTGCAATATTCCTCCGGCTGATTCTTCTTCTTCTACCTGTTCTGCCACAAAGTACTGCAGGAAGTTATTGGTAGCATGGTCTTTTTCTTCCAGAGCCAGGTTTACCAGCTGATTAATAAGTCCGGTTACCTTTTTTTCGTGGCTTAAAACATTTTCAAACACATCCAGGGCAGATTCCCATTCACGGGGAGGTTTTTCGATTTCATCCAGAAGCACTCTTTTTCCTCTTCTAATCAGGTAGTCATGGAACTTCATCCCATGGCTTAGTTCTTCCTGGGCCTGAATTCTCATCCAGTTGGCAAAACCGGGCAGGTCAGAATCCTCAAAATAGGCCCCCATAGCCAGATAAAGGTAGGCAGAGTATAACTCCGCATTCATCTGTCCATTCAATGCATCCTGCATTTTTTCACTAACCATCTACATTCCTCCTTAATATGAAAATAATTATGAAGATTCATGTTTTTTCAGTATCTCATCTGCCAGGGCATCAATTTTTTCTAAATCATCCTGAGTGGGAAGGCCTTTTATGGAAATAGATTCCAGATATTCTACTTTCAGGTTACTTAACTGACCTTTTAATAATTCTTCCATGCGACTGCCCCATCCAAAAGAACCCATAATGGCCACGTATTTTAATTTAGGCCTTAACAGATTAATCAAATAGGCATTGGAAACGGTAAGTGGATGAGGACCGGTTAATACTGTGGGGCTGGCAATAACTAAAGTGGATGCATCCACCAGAGACATTAAAAATTCACCAGGATCCATGTGACCTAAATTGAATGGCTTTACAACCAATCCCCTTTTAATTAAAGAATCCACCAGATGATCTACCATAACCCGGGTACTACCATGCATAGAAACATAAGGGATTACTACCAGGTTTAAAGTTTCATCAGATATCCAATCTTTATATAAATTTATTATTTCGTTTACCGGGGAATAAATAGGCCCATGGGAAGGGGCAATTGTTTTTATATCTCTTTTACTTATTTTCGCCAGATTGTTTTTTATGGTGGGTCTAAAGGGCATCATAAGTTCTGCATAATACCTCTTGGCTGCAGAATATACTTCTTCGTTTTCATGGGAATATAACTGACTGGTGGCCATATGTGATCCGAAAAAATCACAGGAAAAAAGCATTTTATTTTCCTCTAAATAGGTTACCATGGTATCTGGCCAGTGCACCCAGGGAGTGAAGATAAATTCCAGGGTTTTACCACCTAAAGAAATTTTATCACCATCCCCTATAGTCTTAAACTTATCTTCCGGGATAAATAAAAAATTTTTTAAAAGTTCTTTGCATTTAGGATTGGTAACTACTACTGCCTCTGGATATTCCTCCAGGATAAGAGGTATAGAACCAGAATGGTCCTGTTCAGCATGGTTGGATACAATGTAGTCAATTTTTAATTCTAATTCCTGGAGGTTTTTTAATAGTTCATGAGCCTTCTCTGGATCAACCGTATCAATTAATGCAGTATTATCTCTTCCCTGAATAAGGTACGAGTTATAACTGGTTCCCTGTGGTAACGGAATTAACTCATCAAATATTTGCCGATCCCAATCCTGGGATCCCACATAATAAACACCGTCTTCCATCATCCGGGCAGACATCTTAATCCACTTTAACGAACTGATCTTTTCCTACTCCACAGATAGGACAAATCCAGTCGTCTGGTATATCTTCAAAAGCAGTTCCTGGTTCTATACCAGAATCAGGATCACCATTTTCAGGATCATATATATAACCACACATCTCGCATTGATATTTATCCATTTTTTACTCCTCCTAATCCCTAAATCACTTAAATTTTAAAATATATCTTATTTTATTACTATAAACATTCTTTTAGGTGCTCCACATGAGGGGCATTTCCAATTTTTAGGTATATCTTCAAAAGCGGTCCCTGGTGCTATATCAGACCGGGGTTCCCCTTTTTCAGGGTCGTATATGTATCCGCATACTTTACATTTGTATCTTGCCATGATTACACCTTTTTTTATCAATCTGGACATACCTGCCTTTTATTGAATTTATCTACTTTTAGCTGATTTAAAAGGAAAATTAATTCTTTAGCGGCATAAATCTTATTTTACCTGCTCCACATTTAGGGCAAGACCATTCATCAGGAAGTGAATCAAATTCTACTCCAGAAGGAGTTTCCTTACGTGGTTCTCCCATATCGGGATCGTATATGTATCCGCATACTTTACATTTGTATCTCATTTATCTCACCGGATTTAATTATAATTTTCCTCAAGTTAATATTAGTTTTTTTTCAAATAAAAATATTGTTATTTTAATTTCTACGAACAAACAAATATTCGAAAAACAGGATTAATTTGAATAAGATTTTTTTAATCCAATTTTAAATGGATATTTGTTTAAAAACAGCAATCTAAAAGAAAAGTAACAGATATATTTAAAAAAGAAAAAAAAAGGATTCATTAAAAAAATTATTCTTCTTCCACCACTTCGAAAAACTTAACTTTTTTAGGAATAACTCCTGGTCTCTCATCAGTCATATAATTAAAATAACTAATTAAATGGATGTTGTATTCTAAATATCCTCTAATTAAGTCATTTAGACCTTCATTACGCTTTCCAAGTACTAATATTATTAAGAACTGGATGGTTAAACATATTCCGGCTATGATACTATACAATCCCAGTACTATAACCACTGGTATTGCATAAAAAAACCTCACAAATAGTTCTAATCTACTTGCATTTTTTTCATATTCAAATAATTCATTTAATTCAAAATCTTCGCTCATATATAAACCTCCGGATTATATATTAACTGTTTTTATCTATTATAAATCTTATTAAGTTTGCACTGATAACAGTAATAATTAAAATGAATTAAAATAACTTTTCAACAGTTTAAACCATGCAAAAATTAAAAATAAATAAATTAAGTTTATTTAATCAGTAAAACCGGTATATCAGCAGTTTTCAATGTATTTTCTGCTACACTACCCATTAATATTTTTTCCAGGCCAGTTCTACCATGCGAAGCAATTACAATTAGATCCGCTTCGGTCTTATTACTTATCTTTTTCATGTCATGCCCGGGATTCCCCAACAATAATACTTCAGATACCTCTACTCCGGCAGATTCTCCTTTTTTTTGAATCTGATGTAGTATTTCCATACCCTCTTCTTCCAGGACTTCAAAGGGCTGGATAAGTTTCTCATCAATCACATGCACGGCTACAATTTCGGCATCTAATATTTTTGCAAGTTGAATAGCCTTATCTGCTGCTTTGGTGGCATGTTCTGAGCCATCAGAAGGTACCAGTATCCTTTTAAACATTATTCCACTTTCCTTAAGTGGTCCCCTACCACAAAAGAGGTTCCTCCTAAATGAAGAAGAGGTTTCACTTTTTCCACATCCAACAAATCATCTTTCATACAGTTTTCCTCCACAGAAGCATGCACCACCTTACCCAGAATCAATAAATGATCTCCTACTTCCTGGATTTCAATCACCTTACACTCTAAATGGGCCAGGGATTCTTTTATTCTGGGCGGTGAAACTATTTTAGATTCCAGGGAGGTTAATCCTGCTTTTTCCAATTCATTTTCCCCATAGGGAACCTTTTCACCAGTTATCCACATTTGATTAATTATTTCTGCGGGGGTTAAATTAATAACAAACTCGCTATTTAACTGGATATTCTTACTGGTATCATGGGAAGGTGCAGAGGCAAATGCCACAATAGGGGGGTCCATGGAAACCGGCATTACAAAGGAGAAAGGGGCGCCATTGACCTTAGCTTCATCATTAATAGTGCTTATAATTACAGTTGGCCGGGGAGCCAGTATACGGTTTGCTTTTTCAATCGGGAAATCTTTAAAATCCATATAATCATTTCCATTAAATTTTAATCATTATATAATATCCTTAGAATAGTATTAATTCTTTTTCTTAATTAATTCATTCATCACCCATTAAATACTGGGCCTGGCTCCGTTTTATGAATTCTTCACATAAATCTTCAGGATTTCCATCCAGGACCAGTTTACCTTTTTCCATCATAAGGGATCTGGTACTCACTTCTTTAATAAAATCAATATGGTGAGATACCATTAAGAAAGTGGTCTGGAACTTGTTATTAATTCGTTTTAATGCATTGGAAACAGATCTTAAAGTTATGGGATCCAAATCACCGAATGGTTCATCTAATATTAATAATTCCGGTTCAGAAGCCAGTGCCAGTGCCATAGTTGCCCTGACCTTCTGACCACCTGATAATTCATAAGACTTACGATCCAGTATTTCCAGGGGCAGTCGCAATGCATCAAATATGGGTGCGGCATATTTTTTGACTTCGGTATCCGGGAAGCTGGGGAAGAGAATATCTAAAATTTCAGCATTAAGTCCTATTTTCTCTAAGCGTAATTTGGCTTCATTTTCTGGGAGGTCAGTTAATTGGTACAGCACATCCAGCACCATATCACTAATCTCCAATTCCTTAGCCTTTTTCTTAGCCTCATAAATTACATTTTCCCCTTTTACACCAAGTCGGGATGCTATCTGATCTTTAATAGTTGCATGATGAACTAAAGCAAATTCTTGATGCATGAAACTCATCTTTCTTCTGATTTCCATTCTGTCTATTCCTGCCTGGTGCATGTCTATCCATTTACTATTGAATTTAAAACAAACTCTCCCTCCTTCGGGAAAATCCAGTCCCCCAATAATTCTTAAGATTACTGTTTTACCGGCACCACTGTGACCAATTAAGGATACCATTTCCCCTTTGTTTATCTCTATATTCACATCTTTAATATCCAGAACAGAACCCCCATTCATCAGGAAAAACCTTTTTTTTAGATCAATTGTTTTCAAAAGGGGACTTTTATCAACTAAGGGAGGATATGATTCTACAGGTTCTATATCTTTTAAAAATTCTTTTATAACATCTCTTGGACTTCCTTCATCCACTATCTGGCCTTTTTCCATTAATATAAGCCTGTCTGCTAGATATTCATGAATTTCTGGCAGGTGTGATACCAGAACTATGGTAACTCCCAGCTCCTTATTTATATTTTTAATAGCATCCAGTATTTCCTGTTTTGTTTGAGGACAGGACATGGTTGCTGGTTCATCCAGTAGCAATACTTCTGGTTTTTTTGCTAACTGACGAGCCATAATCAGTCGCTGCTTTTCACCACCACTGAGTACCGGGGCAAAGTGATTGGCCTTATTTTCCAGCCCTACCAACTTTAATAGCTCCAGGGCTTCATCTCCAAATTCGTCATAAGCATATTCAAAATCAGCCATAGCTTCATCCCCATATTTAACCCCATAAAGCTTCCGGATGATATTGTCAAAAGCAGTTTCAGACCATAAACCAAAGGATCTCTGTAAATGGATAGCGGTGGCTTTCTTTAACTTGGTGAAATAGTATGGATTGGAGTCCGGTGAGATTTTTGTGCCATTTAATACAATATTTCCACTATCAAATGATTCCACCCCTCTTAGAATTCTAAGCAAGGTAGTTTTACCTGATCCACTTTTTCCTATAATCCCCACTATTTCTCCATCATTTATTTCAAGATTAATGTCATCTAAAGCCTTAATTTCTTCCCCATTTTCTATTTTAAAAGTTTTTGAAAGATTTTCTACCTTAATCATCATAACACCCTATAAAATAATTATTTAAATTACAATTCATTCTGAATAAATCGATATAGAAGAATATTTTAATTAAATTGGTTTTCTAATATTATAATTATATAGAATTTAAAACTATCTAAATGAAATAATCCGGAATTGATTTAATAACCTTAAAAAAAATTGCTATTATAATTACAGTGCCCTAATATTTAATATTTCATTCATTGAACTTAAATTAATTCTTAATATTAAATAAAAGATGAATAAATTATCTTTCATAAATGATACTAAACTATAAAACTTTAATTAATATCTTATATAAAACAATAAATAATATTTAATAAAAATTTAAGTGATAAATGATTATAATTTTATTAATTAACATGGCTTGAGGATATGGTGATTAAATGAGAGGATTACTGGTAGGTAGGATGCAGCCAGTTCATCAGGGACACTTACAGGTTATCAAAAGTATACTCAAAGAGGTGGATGAAGTAATAATTGGTGTAGGAAGTGCTCAGCTAAGCCATACTTTAAAAGATCCTTTTACAGCGGGTGAAAGAGTAATGATGCTCACTAAATCCTTAAGTGAAAACGGGATCCCTGCTTCCCGGTATTATATCATACCGGTACAGGATATTGAATGCAATTCGGTATGGGTTTCCCATATAAAAATGCTCACACCTCCTTTTGAAAGGGTCTACTCCGGCAATCCCCTGGTTCAAAGACTCTTTATTGAAGAAGATTATCAGGTCACGTCTCCTCCCCTATATTACCGGGATAAACTCTCAGGAACAGAAGTTAGAAAAAGAATGTTAAGTAATGGTAACTGGGAAGAACTGGTGCCTTCATCGGTAGCAAAAGTTATTAAGGAAATAGATGGTTTGGAAAGACTAAGTCATCTTTCTCAAAAAGAAGTCAGTGAATTAGAATAGTATTTAAAAGTATAGGTGATTTTATGTTAGTTAAGCTCCTGGAAAAGGATGAAGAGTTAATTACCATCCCTGATTTACTCCATCAGATTAAAAAAAGCATAAAAATTGATGAATGCGGTGCTATTTTTACCTTTGAGGGAATAGTAAGGGGAGAAGAAAAGGGTAAAAAAGTTGATAAATTAATTTTAAGCACTCCGGATAAATTAAAAACTCAAAAAGAACTGGAAAGTATTGCCAGAGAAGTGAAGGAAAAATTTTCAGTTGCAGAAATTGGGGTTGTTCATTACCTGGGAGAATTTTACACCGGTGATTCCCTCTTCCTGGTGGCTGTTCTGGGAAATCACCGTCAAGAAACATTAGATGCTTTAACTGAAATAATTGAAAGAACCAAGTTTGATCTGGATTTTCAAAAAGAGGAACATACCACTAAAGGCACTAATATCATCATGTCGGGAGGATAAGCTCTAATTAGAAGGGAAGTTTCAAAATTTATATCTTAATCAATTAACTAGTTAATTAATGATGAGGGGGATTTAAATGAAATTTATCAGGGATAGTGTACATGGGAATCTCCATATAAATGATCTCGAAATTAAATTGGTTGACACACCCCAAATTCAACGATTAAGAAGAATAAAACAATTGGGATTCACTTTCTTAATATATCCTGGAGCAAATCACACCCGCTTTGAGCATTCTATAGGTACCATGTATTTAGCCTCTCAAATGGCGGATCACCTGAATCTGGATGAGGATAAAAAAAGTATATTGCGCATATGCGCTTTGCTGCATGATGCCGGACATGGACCTTTTTCACATGTATCTGAGGCTGTTTTAGACGATTCCCATGAGGTACTTACCTCCCGGGTTATTAAAAATTCCATACTGGGAGATATCATATCTGAAAACTATGATATTAATGATATAATAGATATAATTAATGGAAAAGGAGTTTTAGGGCAGATTATATCTGGGGAACTTGATGTGGATCGTATGGACTATTTAATACGCGACTCCCACTACACCGGGGTGGCCTATGGTATCATCGATATTGAGAGATTGATATATAACATGAAACTGGAGAACAATCTGGTTCTCGATAAAAAGGGAGTTCAGGCTGCTGAATCTACACTTGTAGCACGTTATTTTATGTATCCCAGTGTTTATCAACACCATACCACACGTATAGTGAATTCTATGTTTAGAAGATCTCTTAGAAAATTAATTGACCAGAATATAATTGATTCTAAAAAAATTTACCAGTATGATGATGCGGATATGATCATGGCCTGCCGGAACCAGGATGGGTTTATAAAAGACATGATCAAGCGTATGGATAATCGTGACCTGTTTAAAAAAGTGGATTCTCTTAAATTATCAGAACTAGAAGATCCTCAAAAAATATTTAAAATTAAAAGAGAGCAGATTAAAAAAGCAGAAAATGAGATCTGTGAAGAAAAAAACATTAATCCTGATTATTTAATTATTGATATGCCAGAATACCCATCATTCGATGAAATGAGGACTCTTGTTTCTGTCGGGGATGGTATTGTAAATTTAAGTCAGATTTCAAGTATTGTAGGGGCTTTAAGGGATGCCAGGTTTAATCATGCTGATTTATGTATTTATGTCCCGGAGGAACATACCTCTAAATTAGCTGATTTTGATTTTTATGATTATCTGGATTTACCTGAAAAAATAAACAAACATGATAAACAGATGCGTTTAGTTAGCACTTTTTGATACATAAAATTTGATTATCTTCAAATGAGATTTAGGTGGTTTATAAAATGATAATTGTAGCTATAACCGGTGCCAGTGGGATAATATATGGGTTGAAGGTATTAGAAGCACTAAAAGAAAGGAAAATAGATACGGCCTTAGTAATAACAGACCCTGCCCGGATTATTTTAGAATATGAACTGGATTTGAAAATTGAAGATTTAAAGAATAAAGCCACCTGTTACTATGAAGCCAGTGACTTAACTTCTTCTATAAACAGTGGTTCCTTTAAATTTGAATCAATGGTCATTGTTCCCTGCACTATGAAAACCCTTTCGGCTATAGCCACCGGTTATGCCAGTAATTCAATTACCCGGGCTGCAGATGTAGCTTTAAAAGAACGGAGAAAATTAGTATTAGTTCCCCGGGAAACACCTTTACGCTCAATTCATCTGGAAAACATGCTTGAAATCAGCCGGGAAGGGGGAATAATTCTACCAGCCATGCCCGGATTTTATCACCGCCCTGAAAACCTGGATGACATGGCCAATTTTATTGCAGGTAAAATTTTAGATGTACTGGAAATAGAACATGACCTTTTCTTGAGATGGAGTGGGGATGAAATATGATTAGGGACCGGGATTTTATAAAAAACTCCACTGTACCTGGCCCTACTAAGGAAGAAATCCGTTGTTTGGTTTTATGCAAATCAGAACTTACTTCTCAGGATATTGTGGTGGATATCGGCTGTGGGACCGGTGGATTAACCCTGGAATTTGCTAAAAGAACATCAAAAGTATATTCCCTGGATAGAAATCCTGAGGCTATTAATTTAACCTCAAAAAACCTGGAAAAACATGGCCTGAAAAACAGGGTGCAGCTTATTTGCGGTAATGCAAAAGATGAAATGGATAAATTCCCTGATTTTAATGTCTTAATGATTGGAGGCAGTGGTGGGGACCTGTCTTTTTTAATTGAAAAAGGATTTAGCAAACTTAAAAAAAGTGGAAGGATAATCATCACGGCCATCTTACTTGAAACTGCATTAGAAGCTATTGAAACACTAAAAAAGTTTGATATGGACGTGGAAGTGATAAATGCCGCTATATCTCGTGGAAAAATAATTGAAAGAGGCACCATGATGCTGGCTGAAAATCCAATAACCATAATTGTGGGAGTAAAAAGAAATTAAATTTTTAAAGGTTTTCTTAAATATTTATTCTATTTTTATATTTTTATTAATTAATACGCCATAAAATCCTTAAAAATTACCATTTATAAGGTTTTTTATAAAAATAATTTTATATATCTATTAAACCAAAAAAATATTTTAAAGTACATATCTCAAATTCAACCTTAAAAAAATTTTCAGGGAGAAATTCCATGGCTGATAAGATAAACTGGTATCAACTTTCAGCAGAAGAGACATTTAAAAAGTTAAATACAAGTATAGATGGCCTTACCAAAAAAGAATCTTTAAAAAGGTTGGAAAAATATGGATACAATGAAATAAAATTTAAAAAACCTTCTCCTTTTAGAAGATTACTTAAACAATTAAATAATCCTTTAATTTATCTTTTAATTCTGGTTTCCATTATAACTGCTTTTTTAGGTGAATGGGTGGATACGGGGGTAATATTAGGCGTGGTTATAGTTAACACTGCCATTGGATTCATACAGGAAGGTAAAGCAGAATCGTCTATAGAAGCCCTGGAACAAATGATGGTTCCCGAGTGCACGGTCATTAGAAATGGTAATAAAAAAAAGATCTTAGCAAGAGAACTTGCTATAGGGGACGTGGTGTTACTAGAAAGCGGAAGTCAGGTACCAGCTGACCTTAGACTTTTCCGGTCTAAAAATTTACATGCAGATGAAGCAGCCCTCACTGGAGAATCAGTACCGGTATCCAAGGGAATAGAAGCCATTGAAACACCTGATTTACCACCTGCTGATCAAAAATCAATGGCATTTGGTGGTACTTTCATCACCCAGGGGTCGGGGGGAGGTATAGTGGTGGCCACTGGTGAGTATGCAGAGATGGGTAAGATTGCTGAGATTATGAAAGAAACTCAGGAGATCATGACACCTCTAACCCGGAAAATGGAGGAATTCACCAAAGTCATTGTAATAGCCATTCTTCTGGTGGCCCTGGTTAATTTTGCATTGTCGGCCTGGTTTGGTTTTGGACTCATATATTCCTTTATGGCTTCTGCTTCTTTAGCAGTTGCAGCTATACCTGAGGGTCTTCCAGCGGTTTTAACCGTGACTCTTGCTTTAGGCGTTAAAGCCATGGCCAACAGAAATGCATTAATCCGTAAACTTCCTTCGGTAGAATCCCTGGGAAGAACCACTGTTATTTGTTCGGATAAAACCGGCACCCTCACTAAAAATCAGATGACCGTGGTCCGGATATTTTCTGGTGGAAAAACCTTTAAAGTTACTGGATCAGGTTATAATCCCCAGGGCGAAATTACTTTTGAAAACAATCCGGTGAAACTATCTTCTGAAAATAAAGAACTTAAATATACATTAAAGGCAGGTTTACTATGTAATAATGCTAGTTTGGTTGAAAAAGATGGTTTTAAAGTAATAGGTGATCCTACAGAAGGGTCTCTAATTGTATCTGCAGCTAAAGCAGATCTCACTGATAAAACTCTGCGTCTGGATGAGGTTCCTTTTGAATCAAAACAAAGATACATGGCCACCCTCCATCAGGGGCTGGATGAAAATATTATCTATGTTAAGGGTTCTCCTGAGAAAATAATCAAACGCTCCCGGAATCAATTGATTAAAGGGGAAATAACAGATATTCAAGAAGATGAAATATATGCTGCTTCTAATTTAATGGCTAAAGATTCTTTAAGAGTATTGGGATTTGCTTATAAGGTAGTGGATGAGCATAAAACTGAGATTAATCCGGATGATATTAAAGATCTTACATTTTTAGGATTACAGGGAATGATTGATCCTCCCCGTGAAGAAGTTATAGATGCTATTAAAAAATCTAAATCCGCTGGTATCAGGACGGTAATGATTACGGGAGACCATGCAAAAACAGCTAAAG
This genomic interval carries:
- a CDS encoding peroxiredoxin, whose amino-acid sequence is MGEKIYELKKIKKKGRGIPLIGDKFPKMEVQTTQGMMKLPKAFKKKWFVLFSHPADFTPVCTTEFVAFQNRYEEFKKLNCELIGLSIDQIFSHLKWIEWIEENLNVEITFPLIADTGKVADTLGLIHPARPTNTVRAVFIVDPEAIVRAILYYPQELGRNMDEILRMIEGFANIEEKGVAIPANWPNNELIGKGLIIPPASDVETAKKRKEEYKCYDWWLCHRNYYKW
- a CDS encoding flavin reductase family protein, whose product is MDFKDFPIEKANRILAPRPTVIISTINDEAKVNGAPFSFVMPVSMDPPIVAFASAPSHDTSKNIQLNSEFVINLTPAEIINQMWITGEKVPYGENELEKAGLTSLESKIVSPPRIKESLAHLECKVIEIQEVGDHLLILGKVVHASVEENCMKDDLLDVEKVKPLLHLGGTSFVVGDHLRKVE
- a CDS encoding FprA family A-type flavoprotein produces the protein MSARMMEDGVYYVGSQDWDRQIFDELIPLPQGTSYNSYLIQGRDNTALIDTVDPEKAHELLKNLQELELKIDYIVSNHAEQDHSGSIPLILEEYPEAVVVTNPKCKELLKNFLFIPEDKFKTIGDGDKISLGGKTLEFIFTPWVHWPDTMVTYLEENKMLFSCDFFGSHMATSQLYSHENEEVYSAAKRYYAELMMPFRPTIKNNLAKISKRDIKTIAPSHGPIYSPVNEIINLYKDWISDETLNLVVIPYVSMHGSTRVMVDHLVDSLIKRGLVVKPFNLGHMDPGEFLMSLVDASTLVIASPTVLTGPHPLTVSNAYLINLLRPKLKYVAIMGSFGWGSRMEELLKGQLSNLKVEYLESISIKGLPTQDDLEKIDALADEILKKHESS
- the rd gene encoding rubredoxin, coding for MDKYQCEMCGYIYDPENGDPDSGIEPGTAFEDIPDDWICPICGVGKDQFVKVD
- a CDS encoding superoxide dismutase; translated protein: MEKKLYQLPELPYGYQDLEPFISKEQLTIHHTKHHQAYVDGANAILKQKFDDARENDEDFDIKATAKELSFQVGGFVLHNLFWTNMGPASKCGGEPEGTIAEYIKKDFGSFERFKKEFTQAALSVEGSGWAVLTLCRRTNRLFIMQIEKHNVNVIPNFRIMMVLDVWEHAYYLDYKNVRPDFVEAFWNIVNWEEVNQRTETWLESPL
- a CDS encoding rubredoxin, whose amino-acid sequence is MARYKCKVCGYIYDPEKGEPRSDIAPGTAFEDIPKNWKCPSCGAPKRMFIVIK
- a CDS encoding rubredoxin, producing MRYKCKVCGYIYDPDMGEPRKETPSGVEFDSLPDEWSCPKCGAGKIRFMPLKN
- a CDS encoding DUF4389 domain-containing protein, which translates into the protein MSEDFELNELFEYEKNASRLELFVRFFYAIPVVIVLGLYSIIAGICLTIQFLIILVLGKRNEGLNDLIRGYLEYNIHLISYFNYMTDERPGVIPKKVKFFEVVEEE
- a CDS encoding universal stress protein, which gives rise to MFKRILVPSDGSEHATKAADKAIQLAKILDAEIVAVHVIDEKLIQPFEVLEEEGMEILHQIQKKGESAGVEVSEVLLLGNPGHDMKKISNKTEADLIVIASHGRTGLEKILMGSVAENTLKTADIPVLLIK
- a CDS encoding ferritin, with protein sequence MVSEKMQDALNGQMNAELYSAYLYLAMGAYFEDSDLPGFANWMRIQAQEELSHGMKFHDYLIRRGKRVLLDEIEKPPREWESALDVFENVLSHEKKVTGLINQLVNLALEEKDHATNNFLQYFVAEQVEEEESAGGILQKVRLAIESPASLLMLDSEMAQRVFNPPAE